The Thermoflavifilum sp. genome contains a region encoding:
- a CDS encoding DUF2264 domain-containing protein has protein sequence MIDRRAFLNLFPMAGLMAVHPGHVLTSTVAYIPPQDMDSDRRYWWRLLYRIAHPVWFYLSRGELKKQMPVEVNPAYHNQADRARYTHLEAVGRTLSGIAPWLAATGLQGEEAQQRDMLRAYVLEGLSRMMDPASPDRLNFDQGGQPLVDGAFLCLGFLRAWHILWEPLDGVTKKRMIKAIQSQRIIRPPQSNWLLFASLNEVFLLQAGEKPDEQRLWEGVHAFEQWYLGDGWYGDGPRLHFDYYNAYVIHPFLYQIYRVLMQTGRVEEGKYRQVVQRMQRYAEEQERLISPEGTYPPIGRSIVYRIGALQVLADAALQHLLPASLVPAQVRCALTAVMKRQFEAEGTFDANDWLQIGLCGHQPEAANNYISTGSLYLCTNGFLPLGLSPDDPFWTDPPADWTAKKAWSGKAFQADHAI, from the coding sequence ATGATAGATAGACGGGCATTTCTGAATCTATTTCCCATGGCCGGACTGATGGCGGTTCATCCCGGCCATGTCCTTACCTCAACCGTAGCGTATATACCCCCACAGGATATGGATTCCGATCGGCGGTACTGGTGGCGTCTGTTGTATCGTATTGCCCATCCGGTATGGTTTTACCTCAGCAGGGGAGAGCTGAAAAAGCAGATGCCGGTAGAGGTGAATCCTGCTTATCATAACCAGGCCGATCGTGCACGATATACGCATCTCGAAGCCGTAGGCCGCACCCTGTCGGGCATTGCGCCCTGGCTGGCAGCCACAGGCTTGCAGGGAGAGGAAGCGCAACAGCGCGATATGCTAAGGGCATATGTGCTCGAAGGCCTCTCCCGCATGATGGATCCGGCCTCGCCCGATCGGTTGAATTTTGATCAAGGAGGCCAACCGCTGGTCGATGGGGCCTTTCTATGCCTTGGCTTTTTAAGGGCCTGGCATATCCTCTGGGAACCGCTTGATGGGGTTACGAAAAAACGTATGATCAAGGCGATTCAATCGCAGCGCATCATCCGACCGCCGCAATCCAACTGGCTGTTGTTTGCCTCGCTGAACGAAGTGTTTTTACTACAGGCCGGTGAGAAACCCGATGAACAGCGCCTGTGGGAGGGGGTTCATGCATTTGAACAATGGTATCTCGGCGATGGCTGGTATGGCGACGGCCCCCGGTTGCATTTCGATTATTACAACGCCTATGTGATTCATCCGTTTCTTTATCAGATTTATCGGGTGCTCATGCAGACCGGTAGGGTGGAGGAGGGAAAATATCGACAGGTGGTTCAGCGTATGCAACGATATGCCGAAGAGCAGGAGCGGCTTATTTCACCGGAAGGCACCTATCCGCCGATCGGTCGGTCGATCGTCTATCGCATCGGTGCCCTGCAGGTGCTGGCCGATGCAGCATTGCAACACCTGTTGCCGGCGAGCCTCGTGCCGGCTCAGGTGCGCTGTGCACTTACCGCGGTAATGAAACGCCAGTTTGAAGCCGAAGGCACATTTGATGCCAACGACTGGCTGCAGATAGGTCTATGCGGACATCAACCGGAAGCGGCGAACAACTATATATCCACCGGTAGTTTATACCTGTGCACCAACGGCTTTCTTCCGCTGGGCCTCTCGCCCGATGATCCTTTCTGGACGGATCCGCCGGCCGACTGGACGGCAAAAAAAGCCTGGAGTGGAAAAGCTTTTCAGGCCGATCATGCCATCTGA
- a CDS encoding DinB family protein — MKIFFSELLTYTHQCHQALIQAMHAHADRLSPRAVEIWNHILNGHHVWNHRILQQPPAFHIWEIHDPHDYARIEQDNHQTTWQILDRFDLHQPITYRNSAGEAYENLVQDILFHVINHATYHRGQIAMEFRKSGIEPLKSDYILYRR, encoded by the coding sequence ATGAAAATATTTTTTTCAGAGCTGCTGACCTATACCCATCAATGCCATCAAGCACTGATTCAGGCTATGCATGCGCATGCCGACAGGCTGTCGCCTCGTGCGGTGGAAATCTGGAATCATATCCTGAACGGCCATCATGTGTGGAATCATCGCATCCTGCAACAACCTCCGGCATTTCATATCTGGGAAATACACGACCCACACGATTATGCGCGCATCGAACAGGATAACCATCAGACCACATGGCAAATCCTCGACAGGTTTGATCTTCATCAGCCGATCACCTATCGCAATTCGGCTGGAGAAGCCTACGAAAACCTCGTGCAGGATATCTTGTTTCATGTGATCAATCATGCTACTTATCATCGCGGCCAGATAGCCATGGAGTTCAGAAAGAGCGGCATTGAGCCGCTGAAAAGCGATTATATCCTGTATAGGCGGTGA
- a CDS encoding sugar phosphate isomerase/epimerase family protein, which produces MKRLWIIMMMACTCWSVAARAQLTPEKLGWKLGTQAWSFHQFTFFEAVDSTLACGLHYIEAFPNQPIGGGIPGKMDYHMSPETRRQILQKLKQKGVTLVSYGVVVPEGEKEWRQMFDFAKAMGLINIVSEPKKADLPLISRLCDAYHINVAIHNHPRQSGAPYWSPDIVLAAIKGLSPRVGACADIGHWTRSGLNPIECLRKLQGHIIELHFKDLNEKSPDAHDVPWGQGVNNIAGVIHELYRQHFKGVISAEYEYDWGHNVHDIQESVAYFRKVVAGLK; this is translated from the coding sequence ATGAAACGTTTGTGGATCATCATGATGATGGCATGCACGTGCTGGTCTGTCGCCGCGCGGGCCCAGCTCACCCCGGAAAAATTAGGATGGAAGCTGGGCACACAGGCCTGGTCGTTCCACCAGTTCACCTTTTTCGAAGCGGTGGATAGTACGCTGGCATGCGGACTGCATTACATCGAAGCCTTCCCCAATCAGCCCATTGGTGGCGGCATACCGGGAAAAATGGATTATCACATGTCGCCCGAAACGCGTCGGCAGATTTTGCAGAAGCTCAAACAAAAAGGTGTAACCCTGGTGTCGTATGGCGTGGTGGTGCCGGAGGGAGAGAAAGAATGGCGACAGATGTTCGATTTTGCGAAAGCCATGGGTTTGATAAACATTGTCTCGGAGCCGAAAAAAGCCGATTTGCCGCTCATATCGCGGCTGTGCGACGCGTATCATATTAACGTAGCCATCCACAACCATCCCCGACAGAGCGGAGCGCCTTACTGGAGTCCCGATATTGTGCTGGCGGCCATCAAGGGCTTGAGTCCACGTGTGGGCGCCTGTGCCGATATCGGCCACTGGACACGTTCAGGCCTGAACCCCATCGAATGCCTGCGTAAGCTGCAAGGACATATCATCGAGCTGCATTTCAAAGACCTGAATGAGAAAAGTCCCGACGCGCATGATGTGCCGTGGGGACAGGGCGTGAACAATATTGCAGGGGTCATCCACGAGTTGTACCGGCAACATTTCAAAGGTGTAATCTCCGCCGAATATGAATACGACTGGGGACATAATGTGCATGATATCCAGGAAAGCGTGGCTTATTTTCGGAAGGTGGTGGCGGGTTTGAAATAA
- a CDS encoding DUF1080 domain-containing protein, which yields MMKQVPTILISIWFVISAIASVAQSSSVNKGIPLFNGKNLDGWHELGGNAKFEARDGMIVGTAVPHSANSFLVTNQLYDDFILDVDVKVDTGLNSGIQVRSESNPDYQNGRVHGYQVEVDPSSRAWSGGIYDEARRGWLYPLDLNPGAKKAFKNGQWNHYHIECIGNQIRTWVNGIPAASLVDDMTHKGFIGLQVHAVDEKHAGTKVYFKNIYIQTKNLHARPYDSIFVVNLIPNDLSPQEMQNGVRLLWDGKTTKGWRGINQKQFPDHGWKIEDGVLTVLPSNGQEEGGGGDIVTDQEYGAFDLQFQFKLTPGANSGVKYFVKEIYDTHGKSGIGLEYQLLDDQRHPDAKLGVNGNRTLSSLYDLIPRRHIPAAFKPVGEWNWGRIVVYPDGRVQHWLNGYLMLEYHRGDDAFKQLVFMSKYKNWQNFGLWPEGHILLQDHGNEVSFRSIKIRILK from the coding sequence ATGATGAAACAAGTACCAACTATTTTAATTTCAATATGGTTTGTTATCTCTGCCATAGCCTCTGTTGCCCAATCTTCTTCTGTGAACAAGGGGATTCCTTTGTTTAATGGCAAGAATCTGGATGGCTGGCATGAGTTAGGCGGAAATGCAAAATTCGAAGCTCGCGATGGTATGATTGTGGGAACTGCGGTGCCGCATTCTGCCAACTCTTTTCTGGTCACCAATCAATTGTATGATGATTTTATTCTGGATGTGGATGTGAAAGTGGATACAGGTTTAAACTCAGGCATTCAGGTACGCAGCGAAAGTAATCCGGATTATCAAAATGGTCGTGTGCATGGTTATCAAGTTGAGGTGGATCCGTCATCAAGAGCATGGAGTGGCGGTATTTATGATGAAGCCAGAAGGGGATGGCTGTATCCTCTGGATTTAAATCCGGGAGCGAAAAAAGCTTTTAAAAATGGGCAATGGAATCATTATCATATCGAATGCATCGGCAATCAAATTCGAACCTGGGTAAATGGTATTCCGGCAGCCAGCCTGGTGGATGATATGACCCATAAAGGGTTTATTGGATTACAGGTGCACGCGGTCGATGAAAAACATGCAGGAACAAAGGTTTATTTTAAAAACATTTATATTCAAACTAAAAATTTACATGCCCGGCCTTATGATTCAATTTTTGTGGTCAACCTTATTCCGAATGATTTATCTCCACAAGAAATGCAGAATGGAGTAAGGCTTTTATGGGATGGAAAAACTACAAAGGGCTGGCGTGGCATCAACCAGAAACAATTTCCCGATCATGGCTGGAAGATTGAAGATGGAGTATTAACGGTTTTGCCATCAAACGGACAGGAAGAAGGTGGTGGCGGTGATATTGTAACCGATCAAGAATATGGTGCTTTTGATTTACAATTTCAATTCAAGCTTACCCCTGGTGCAAACAGTGGCGTAAAATATTTTGTAAAAGAGATTTATGATACACATGGAAAATCGGGTATTGGTCTGGAATATCAATTACTGGATGATCAACGCCATCCAGATGCTAAATTGGGCGTGAATGGCAACAGAACCTTATCATCATTGTATGATCTGATTCCTCGACGACATATACCCGCGGCTTTTAAACCTGTTGGTGAATGGAACTGGGGAAGAATCGTGGTATATCCGGATGGGCGTGTGCAACACTGGCTCAATGGATATTTGATGCTGGAATATCATCGTGGCGACGATGCGTTCAAACAACTCGTATTTATGAGCAAATACAAGAACTGGCAGAACTTTGGATTATGGCCTGAAGGACATATTCTTTTGCAGGATCATGGCAATGAAGTATCTTTCAGGAGTATTAAGATTCGGATATTGAAATAA
- a CDS encoding Gfo/Idh/MocA family oxidoreductase, producing MQKQYSRRSFVKSGVQVVAGAYLGSLLPFQILADTRRKTFALDQLRVAAIGINGMGWADLQSMLKHPHAQVVALCDVDENVLNRRKAELQKANITVDTYVDYERILDRKDIDAVIIGTPDHWHCKIMVDACSAGKHVYCEKPVGRTIAECRVMVAAQQRYGTVVQVGQWQRSMQHFRDAVDYVQSGKLGKIRLVKAWAYIGWKSSIPVLPDQPVPPGVHYEKWLGPAPERPFNPNRFHFNFRWFFDYAGGLMTDWGVHLIDYALLAMKAGYPERITAMGGKFGFPHDAEEWPDTMTALFDYGSFAIQWEQTIGINGGPYQRDHGVAYIGENGTLVLDRGGWEVIPEQTNHQYKIEPVPRQQAVDQGLDKHTYNFVEAAMANRPDLAHAPITAGSHVAEVCHMGNIAWLTGEVLHWDASQHQFREQQANTWMTPEYHHHIRFPQV from the coding sequence ATGCAAAAACAATATTCCAGACGTTCATTTGTGAAATCGGGTGTTCAGGTCGTTGCAGGCGCTTATCTGGGTAGCCTGTTGCCGTTTCAGATCCTTGCCGATACCAGACGAAAGACATTCGCTCTCGATCAGCTTCGTGTAGCCGCTATTGGCATCAACGGTATGGGATGGGCCGATTTGCAATCCATGCTCAAGCATCCGCATGCACAGGTCGTAGCCCTGTGTGATGTGGATGAAAATGTGTTGAATCGTCGGAAGGCTGAATTGCAAAAAGCGAATATCACCGTTGATACGTATGTAGATTATGAACGAATACTCGATCGGAAAGATATCGATGCCGTTATCATAGGCACGCCCGATCACTGGCATTGTAAGATCATGGTAGATGCTTGTTCTGCGGGTAAACATGTATATTGTGAAAAGCCAGTTGGTCGAACCATTGCCGAATGTAGGGTGATGGTGGCAGCCCAGCAACGCTATGGAACCGTCGTGCAGGTGGGGCAATGGCAACGGAGTATGCAGCATTTTCGGGATGCCGTTGACTATGTGCAGTCGGGTAAATTAGGTAAAATCAGACTGGTGAAAGCCTGGGCATATATCGGCTGGAAAAGTTCAATACCGGTTCTACCTGATCAGCCAGTGCCTCCCGGTGTGCATTATGAAAAATGGCTGGGACCCGCACCAGAACGACCATTTAATCCGAATCGTTTTCATTTTAATTTTCGCTGGTTTTTTGATTATGCGGGTGGACTGATGACCGATTGGGGTGTGCATTTGATTGATTATGCTTTGCTGGCCATGAAAGCAGGTTACCCTGAACGAATCACCGCTATGGGTGGCAAGTTTGGATTTCCCCATGATGCTGAAGAATGGCCCGATACGATGACGGCACTTTTCGACTATGGATCGTTTGCTATACAATGGGAACAGACGATTGGCATCAACGGCGGGCCCTACCAGCGCGACCATGGCGTTGCTTACATTGGTGAAAACGGTACCCTGGTGCTTGATCGTGGAGGCTGGGAAGTGATTCCTGAGCAAACAAATCATCAGTATAAAATTGAACCGGTGCCCAGACAACAGGCGGTGGATCAGGGTCTGGATAAACATACCTACAATTTCGTAGAAGCTGCCATGGCTAATCGCCCTGACCTTGCGCATGCGCCTATCACAGCGGGTTCACATGTGGCCGAAGTGTGTCATATGGGCAACATAGCCTGGCTTACCGGTGAAGTCTTGCACTGGGATGCCTCACAACATCAATTTCGTGAACAACAAGCCAATACATGGATGACTCCGGAATATCATCATCATATTCGTTTCCCGCAGGTGTGA
- a CDS encoding sigma 54-interacting transcriptional regulator, with product MMRKETLPRTLGELKQSGYQSRSVKDEIRANLICKLKKKENPFPGIIGYDDTVIPDTERALLSRHNILFLGLRGQAKTRMARQMVDLLDEYMPIVAGSEINDDPFRPLSHHARTLIAEKGDDTPIEWVHRSERYGEKLATPDVSVADLIGDIDPIKAANLRLSFADERAIHFGIIPRSNRGIFVINELPDLQARIQVALFNILQEGDIQIRGFKLRLPLDILFVFTANPEDYTNRGSIVTPLKDRIESQIITHYPRTIDVAMQITEQEAQVLPEQASMIQVPDLIKRLIEQVAFEARSSEYVDQKSGVSARLTISAYENLMSTAERRCILNNEHSTQARVTDLLGIIPSITGKIELVYEGEQEGPAQVAYHLLDKAIRNQFVQYFPNPETFKKKKTSATAEENPYKIITQWFDKGNRLQLQPDAPDKIWEQQLNSVHGLRDVARKYYPRAQGKEILLLMEFLLYGLAAYSLISKKQVETTIQFSDLLGNIMNFNIENDQDEEDDEDKDEDY from the coding sequence ATGATGCGTAAGGAAACATTGCCCAGAACCCTTGGAGAACTAAAGCAATCCGGTTATCAATCCAGATCCGTAAAAGATGAAATCCGCGCCAACCTCATCTGTAAATTGAAGAAAAAAGAAAATCCCTTTCCGGGCATTATTGGATATGACGACACCGTTATTCCCGATACCGAGCGGGCTTTGCTTTCCCGGCACAATATTCTGTTTTTAGGATTGCGCGGCCAGGCTAAAACCCGCATGGCAAGGCAGATGGTGGATCTGTTAGACGAATACATGCCCATTGTGGCCGGATCGGAAATCAACGACGACCCGTTTCGCCCGCTTTCCCACCATGCCCGCACGCTGATTGCCGAAAAAGGCGACGACACCCCCATTGAATGGGTTCACCGGAGTGAGCGCTATGGGGAAAAACTGGCCACACCCGATGTGTCGGTGGCCGACCTCATCGGCGATATCGATCCCATCAAGGCGGCCAACCTACGGCTGAGCTTTGCCGACGAACGTGCTATCCATTTCGGCATCATCCCGCGTTCCAACCGCGGCATCTTTGTGATCAACGAATTGCCCGACCTCCAGGCCCGTATTCAGGTGGCGTTGTTCAACATCCTGCAGGAAGGCGATATTCAAATCCGGGGCTTCAAGTTGCGCCTGCCGCTCGATATCCTGTTTGTGTTCACCGCCAATCCGGAAGACTATACCAACCGCGGAAGTATCGTAACACCGCTGAAAGACCGTATCGAAAGCCAGATCATCACGCATTATCCACGCACCATCGACGTGGCGATGCAGATCACCGAACAGGAAGCGCAGGTACTGCCCGAACAGGCCAGCATGATCCAGGTGCCCGACCTCATCAAGCGATTGATTGAACAGGTGGCCTTCGAAGCCCGTAGCAGTGAATACGTGGATCAAAAAAGCGGCGTTTCGGCTCGACTCACCATCTCGGCTTATGAAAACCTCATGAGCACGGCCGAACGACGTTGTATCCTGAACAACGAACACAGCACGCAGGCACGCGTAACCGACCTGCTGGGCATCATTCCCTCCATCACCGGAAAAATTGAACTGGTGTATGAAGGCGAACAGGAAGGGCCCGCACAGGTGGCCTATCACCTGTTAGATAAAGCCATCCGCAATCAATTCGTGCAATATTTCCCCAATCCGGAGACATTTAAAAAGAAGAAAACCTCCGCAACAGCAGAAGAGAACCCATACAAAATCATCACCCAGTGGTTCGACAAAGGCAATCGCCTGCAATTACAGCCCGATGCACCCGATAAAATCTGGGAACAACAGCTGAACAGCGTACACGGCCTGCGCGATGTGGCCAGAAAATATTATCCACGGGCACAGGGAAAGGAAATCCTGCTGCTCATGGAGTTCCTGCTCTATGGACTGGCCGCTTATTCGCTGATCAGTAAAAAACAGGTGGAGACCACCATTCAGTTTAGCGACCTGTTAGGTAATATCATGAACTTCAACATCGAAAACGATCAGGACGAAGAGGATGACGAGGATAAAGACGAAGATTATTAA
- a CDS encoding Gfo/Idh/MocA family oxidoreductase, with the protein MHRRDFIRNSLLSAAAVSLSSEQILVSHRFTLEKSIRVAVLGTNGRGLEHIKALSNIPDVEIAYICDVEEHALAKGVNLAEKRTGKRPRAIKDFRTILDDKHLDAITIATPDHWHALATILACQAGKHVYVEKPCGHNPAEGELMAAAAAKYNRLVQMGNQRRSWPNLREAVQLVHEGIIGKVYFGEGWYANNRKSIGFGKITAVPSSLDWELWQGPAPREDYRDNLVPYNWHWFWNWGTGEICNNGTHEIDCMRWMLQVQYPSKVTSSGGRYAYQDDWQCSDTQTASFEFPEGKSITWIGRSCNPFPEEGGGRGFKIYGEKGTLVNDGGDHYRIYDLDNHLIRESVHRASEAHADVINPMGPGETLDTVHFKNFIDAIRDGVPLHAPISDAHISVLLCHLGNIAQRTQSTLICDPSQRGRIQNHQEAMALWSRTYQPGWEPKI; encoded by the coding sequence ATGCATCGTAGGGATTTTATCAGGAACAGTTTATTATCAGCCGCGGCAGTTTCTCTATCATCTGAACAGATTTTAGTATCTCATCGATTCACGCTGGAGAAAAGTATTCGTGTGGCCGTACTGGGGACCAATGGCAGAGGCCTGGAGCATATCAAAGCGCTTTCCAATATTCCCGATGTGGAAATTGCCTATATCTGTGATGTAGAAGAGCATGCCCTGGCCAAGGGCGTAAACCTTGCGGAGAAACGTACGGGTAAGCGCCCCAGAGCCATCAAAGATTTTCGAACCATTCTGGACGATAAGCATCTGGATGCCATCACCATCGCCACCCCTGATCACTGGCATGCATTAGCCACCATCCTGGCCTGTCAGGCGGGTAAACATGTGTATGTAGAAAAACCATGTGGACATAATCCTGCTGAGGGTGAGTTAATGGCCGCTGCGGCTGCAAAGTATAACCGGCTGGTGCAGATGGGTAATCAGCGCCGGTCATGGCCCAACCTGCGCGAAGCCGTTCAACTGGTTCATGAAGGTATCATCGGTAAAGTTTATTTTGGGGAAGGATGGTATGCCAATAATCGCAAATCTATTGGCTTTGGAAAAATCACAGCTGTGCCCTCCTCGCTGGATTGGGAACTCTGGCAGGGGCCGGCACCACGGGAAGATTATCGGGATAATCTCGTCCCATATAACTGGCACTGGTTCTGGAACTGGGGTACGGGCGAAATTTGCAACAACGGTACCCACGAGATCGATTGTATGCGCTGGATGCTACAGGTGCAATATCCTTCAAAAGTCACTTCATCGGGCGGCCGATATGCTTATCAAGATGATTGGCAATGCTCCGATACACAGACGGCCAGTTTTGAGTTTCCGGAAGGGAAATCCATTACCTGGATTGGTCGCAGTTGCAATCCCTTCCCGGAAGAGGGCGGTGGAAGAGGATTTAAAATTTATGGTGAAAAAGGAACACTGGTTAATGATGGCGGCGATCATTACCGGATTTATGATCTGGATAATCATCTCATTCGAGAGAGTGTACATCGGGCCAGTGAAGCCCATGCGGATGTGATTAATCCGATGGGGCCGGGGGAAACATTAGATACGGTGCATTTTAAAAACTTCATTGATGCGATTAGAGATGGTGTGCCCTTGCATGCACCTATCTCCGATGCACATATCAGCGTGCTGCTCTGTCATTTAGGCAATATTGCTCAGCGCACACAGTCGACACTGATCTGCGATCCTTCACAGCGAGGCCGTATTCAAAACCATCAGGAAGCTATGGCCTTATGGTCCAGAACCTATCAACCCGGTTGGGAGCCTAAAATATAA
- a CDS encoding VWA domain-containing protein, producing the protein MREIWFTRYDPSEHEKSPFERLKDIFMQLLTYTSGDVAEALSWLTELDKQFGLTNEEYGIGDFIEEMKQKGYLDEETRTGQIVITARSEQEIRRSALEEIFGKLKKSAIGNHDTFISGMGDEINADTRPYQFGDTIEQIDFTASIRNAQINHGLDSFRMQADDLEVRETDYKTQTSTVLMIDISHSMILYGEDRITPAKKVAMALSELIITKYPKDTLDIIVFGNDAWRIEIKDIPYLQVGPYHTNTVAGLELAMEILRRRKNPNKQIFMLTDGKPTCLKIGNRYYKNSFGLDRKIVVRTLNLAAQCRKLKIPITTFMLASDPWLQAFVKDFTETNQGKAFFSGIDKLGQLVFYDYERNKRKYLR; encoded by the coding sequence ATGCGCGAAATCTGGTTCACCCGATATGACCCCAGCGAACATGAAAAATCGCCTTTTGAACGGCTGAAAGATATTTTCATGCAGCTGCTCACCTACACCAGCGGTGATGTGGCTGAAGCGCTGAGCTGGCTGACCGAATTAGACAAGCAATTCGGCTTAACCAATGAAGAATACGGTATAGGCGATTTCATTGAAGAGATGAAACAAAAAGGCTATCTGGACGAAGAAACACGTACCGGACAGATCGTGATTACCGCCCGCAGCGAACAGGAAATACGTCGCAGCGCGCTGGAAGAAATCTTCGGCAAGTTGAAAAAATCGGCCATCGGCAACCACGATACGTTTATTTCGGGTATGGGCGATGAAATCAATGCCGATACTCGCCCCTATCAGTTTGGCGATACCATCGAGCAAATCGATTTCACCGCTTCCATCCGCAACGCCCAGATCAACCACGGGCTCGATAGCTTTCGCATGCAAGCCGACGATCTGGAAGTACGGGAGACCGACTATAAAACGCAAACCTCCACCGTGTTGATGATCGATATTTCCCACTCGATGATCCTGTACGGTGAAGATCGCATCACGCCGGCAAAGAAAGTGGCTATGGCACTGAGTGAGCTCATCATCACCAAATACCCGAAGGATACGCTCGACATCATCGTGTTCGGCAACGACGCCTGGCGTATCGAAATCAAAGATATTCCCTACCTGCAGGTGGGGCCCTATCATACCAACACGGTGGCGGGACTGGAGCTGGCTATGGAAATCCTGCGCCGACGCAAAAACCCGAATAAACAAATCTTCATGCTTACCGACGGTAAGCCCACCTGTTTGAAAATCGGTAATCGATACTATAAAAACAGCTTCGGCCTCGACCGCAAAATTGTGGTACGCACCCTGAATCTCGCCGCCCAGTGCCGCAAACTGAAAATACCCATCACCACCTTCATGCTGGCCAGCGATCCCTGGTTGCAGGCTTTTGTGAAAGATTTCACCGAAACCAATCAGGGCAAAGCCTTTTTCTCAGGCATCGACAAGCTGGGGCAGCTCGTGTTTTACGATTATGAACGCAACAAACGTAAATACCTGCGTTGA